Part of the Varibaculum massiliense genome is shown below.
GGGAACCCACCGCCGATGATTGGGCGAAGGCCGCTGAAACCATAAACTATACGATTGTTACCGACCTTAATCCTCGAGTGCCGCGGGTCTATATCTAGGAGGAAACGTGCCGATTACTATTACCGTTAACTCAGCTGACCAGACACGTGCGGTTGGACAGGCGCTTGCCAGCCAGCTGCGCCCCGGAGACTTAGTGATGCTTTCGGGGGGGCTAGGAGCCGGAAAAACTACTTTTACTCAGGGAATAGGTTCCGGACTGCAGGTAAAAGGCAGGGTGTCTTCCCCCACTTTTATTGTTGCCCGGGTGCATCCTTCCCTAGTGGGAGGTGCAGATTTGATTCATGCTGACGCCTACCGAATCAAAGATTTAACGGATTTGGAAACCCTCGATTTGGACTCCACTTTGGATCAGGCGATTACCGTCATCGAATGGGGAGAAGGTAAAACCGAGCAGCTCTCGGCTGATCGCCTGGAGATTGAGATTCACCGGGAACATGGCGGGGTTGCTACCAGCAGTAATGGGGTAGTAGACCTGGCACAGATGGATGATGGTAAACGCAGGATCACTATCCGCCCGCTGGGGAAGCGGTGGGAAGGAACTGACTGGGAAACGGTGTTTTCCGCGTTTGAGGACGGACAAGAAAAGTAGGTAAAAACATGCGGATTCTCTGTATTGACACTTCGTTGGGAGCTTCAGTTGCCCTGTGGGATAGCGAAGCCAAGACCCCGGTGTTAGCTAGTCGCTCTAGCCAGGACTCCCGCTCTCACGCTGAGCATCTTTCCGAGCTGGTAAGTGAGGTAGTGCAGGAAGCTTGCGGGTGCGCCCTCGCGAAAGCGGGTATCGAGGCAGTGGCGGTAGGACGCGGCCCGGCTCCTTTTACGGGCTTGCGGGCGGGACTGGTAACTGCCCGCACAATCGGTTATGCGCTGGGCATTCCGGTGATCGGGATTAGCTCTCTAGACGCGCTGGCGCGGGCAGTGTTAGACCTGGTACCGCCCACGCAGGAAGTATTCGTGACCACCGATGCGCGGCGTAAGGAGGTCTACTGCGCCCAGTATCGTGCGGATGGTCCTGATGATGTTTTCTGTCTGTGGGGACCGGAAGTGGGCAGGCCCGCAGACTTTGCGAACCGGGCAGCCGAACCCGGTTTGATTGTTGCTGGGGCGGGGGCAGCGCTATACCCCCAGGATTTTGCGTTAAATCCCGGTCTCCCCACCGAGGTAGAGGCAGCAGTCCTCGGTAGGATTGCCAAAGCGCGTTTACAGGGGAAAACACCTGAAGATTTACTAGCCACCGTGTCTCCTCTTTACCTGCGCCGCCCGGATGTGCAGCCCCCTAGCCAGGTGAAATAGGTATCGTGACGGGCTGCGTTCCTTTAAGTCTCGAGGACGTGCCGGCACTGCTTGTCCTCGAAAAATCCTGTTTTGGGACAGAAGGTTTTAGTGACGCGCAGCTGCGGCAAATGATAACTGCCCGCTACGGTTTAGCATTGGGAATCTGGGAGGAGGAAGTGCTGGTAGGTGCGGCTCTACTAGAAGTTTTAGTACCGGAGTCCGAATTACATTCCCTAGCCGTCTTACCTGCTCAGCGCCGCCACGGGCTAGGAGGCATTCTTCTAGGAGCCGCCCTCAATGAGGCTAGGAAACGGGGAGCGACTCAGATGTTCCTAGAGGTGCGCAGTTCAAATCAGGCCGCGATCTCCCTTTATGAAGGCGCGGGATTTATGCCTTTAAGTGTGCGACGTGGCTATTATTCCCATCCGCGCGAAGATGCTTTGGTAATGCGTAAGCGTCTGGCTAGTGCCTCTCCCGGCCCCATTGGCACGGAAATAAATGCGGCTAGCCGCGGGTAGAAAGTATTTTGAAACTTCACACTTTCTCAATTGAGTAATAATTCTTAGCTTCCCCAGCGAAGAAACAGGTATTTATTGCCGATACCTTGATGTTGCTGATTTAAAAAAATAATTCTAAAACTGCAGTTCAAGATGCTTTATAGGGCAGTTTTCTTTTCCGGTTGCATTTTTTCGCCCTCACTCTAGACCCTAATTCCTAACTCCTTACAAAGCTGTGGGTTAGCCTGAGAAACGTGGCCAATACAAAAGAAATTCAAAAGAGGCGAAGCTGGAATACCCTAGTCTTCGCCAAACAGTGCATGGCCGTTACCGGCATCTTCTTTGTACTGTTTGTGTTAATGCATTCCTACGGGAACCTGAAGATTCTAGCGGGGGCGGATGCCTATAACGGTTACGCCCACCACCTACGGGTCTTCGGTGCCCCTATCCTGCCTTATGAAGGCTTGCTCTGGATTTTGCGCGTCCTGCTACTTGCATGCGTGATTATCCACATGATTTGCGCCTTCTACCTCTGGCATCGCGCCAGCGTGGGGCGAGGCAGTGAGAAGTACGTAGTCAAACAGAACGTGGTTAACAACTATGCGACCCGCACCGTACGTGTCGGCTCCGTGTTGCTAGTGCTGTTTATCTTGTTCCACATCTTCCACTTCACCACCAAGTGGGTGCAGATTGGTGCAGCTGATGCATACAGCTCTGCCACCTGCAAGGTAGATGGGGAAATGATTCCGGTTGCTCCTTGGAACATGATGGTAACCACGTTCTCGCCAGCTAACTGGTGGACGCTCATTATTTACCTGGGTGCGGTGGCGATTGTGGCGCTGCACGTGGGGCACGGCGTATGGTCCGCCCTGCAAACTATGGGTTGGATTCGGGAAAACACCCATAAAGCGACCGTTTATATTTCCGGGATTGTGGGACTAGCGCTGTTCGCCATGTTCGCCATCCCCCCGCTCTATTTGGTAATCACCAACCCCGCTCCGGTGGCGTGTTAGTTAGGGAAGGATGCGAAAAATGACTGAACAAGAAAATCTGGTTGACGGTCTTTACACCGTTGGCGAACCGATTGCTGACCAGAAGGCACCCCTAGATGTGCCGATTGAAAAATGCTGGAAACAGCGCCAGTTCAATGCAGCGCTGGTTAACCCAGCTAACCGCCGCAAGATTAAGATTATCGTGGTAGGCACCGGTCTGGCGGGGGGCGCCGCTGCCGCCTCGCTGGGCGAAATGGGCTACCACGTTGATGCTTTCTTCTACCAAGACTCTGCCCGCCGTGCACACTCGATTGCGGCTCAGGGTGGAATCAACGCGGCGAAGAATTATCGCAACGACAATGACTCTGACTACCGGCTGTTCTATGACACGGTCAAAGGCGGGGACTACCGGGCACGGGAAACTAACGTTTACCGGCTAGCGGAAGTATCTGCCAATATTATTGACCAGTGTGTAGCTCAGGGGGTGCCTTTTGCTCGCGAATATGGCGGCCTGCTCGATAACCGTTCTTTCGGTGGGGTGCAGGTATCCCGTACCTTCTATGCACGGGGTCAGACGGGGCAGCAGTTGCTGATTGGTGCCTACCAGGCACTTGAACGCCAGGTTAACGCCGGCACGGTAGTTTCTCACTCCCGTCATGAAATGGTGGAACTCATCGTTTCGGACGGTCGGGCGCGCGGGATTGTGGCTCGCAATATGGAGACTGGTGAACTGGAAACTTTCACTGCCTCGATTGTTATTTTAGCTACCGGTGGTTATGGGAACGTTTTCTTCTTGTCCACCAACGCTATGGGCTGTAACGGTACTGCTGCTTGGCGTGCTCACCGTAAGGGTGCCTATTTTGCTAACCCTTGCTACACCCAGATTCACCCCACCTGTATTCCGCAGCATGGTGACCAGCAATCCAAACTCACTTTGATGAGTGAATCCCTGCGTAATGATGGACGTATTTGGGTTCCCAAGAAGAAAGAGGATTGCAAGAAAGACCCGCGGGAAATCCCGGAGGAAGATCGCGACTACTACTTAGAGCGCATCTACCCCTCTTTCGGTAACCTGGTTCCGCGCGATATCGCTTCCCGGCAAGCCAAGAATATGTGTGACGAGGGTCGCGGGGTAGGTCCGGAAATCAACGGGGTTGCTCGCGGCGTTTACTTGGATTTCGCGGATGCGATTGAACGTATGGGCAAGGAAGCTGTGTCTGCCAAGTACGGCAACCTGTTCGATATGTATAAGCGGATTACCGATGACGATCCCTATGAGGTTCCGATGCGGATTTACCCGGCAGTGCACTACACCATGGGTGGGGTTTGGGTCGACTATGACCTAGAGACCACTATCCCGGGTCTGTATGTGGGCGGGGAAGCTAACTTCTCTGATCACGGCGCTAACCGCTTGGGTGCCTCGGCTTTGATGCAGGGGCTATCTGATGGTTATTTCGTGCTGCCGAACACGGTAAATGATTATCTGGCGCATACTTTGGATTGGAAAGATTTGCCGCAAGACCATCCCGATGTTTTGGCCGCGAAACAGCAGGCGCAAGAACGTATCGATCGGATGATGGCGATTGAGGGTACGCGTTCGGTGGATTCCATCCACAAGGAACTCGGTCACATCATGTGGGAGTACTGCGGTATGTCCCGTACCCGTGAGGGGTTGAAGAAAGCTATCGGTTTGATTCGAGAACTGCGTAAAGAGTTCTGGACCAATGTGCGGATTCCAGGCAAGAAGAGCGGCGAGATGAACCAGTCGCTAGAGCGTGCCGGTCGCTTGGCTGACTTCCTAGAGCTGGGTGAGCTGATGTGTATCGATGCCCTGCATCGGGAAGAATCCTGTGGTGGTCACTTCCGGGAAGAACATCAAACTCCGGAAGGAGAGGCTCTGCGTGACGATGAAAACTTCATGTACGTAGCCGCCTGGGAATGGAAAGGCGAGAATCAGCCTCCTGTCCTGCACAAGGAGGATTTGATTTACAACAATATCGAGGTCAAGACAAGGAGCTACAAGTGAACATCACTTTGCGAATCTGGCGTCAGGCTGGCCCAGACGCCGAGGGAGCTATCCACGAATATCAGCTCCACGGAGTTAGCGAGGATTCCTCTTTCCTGGAAATGCTGGATATCCTCAACGAGGATCTATTTGCGCGCGGGGAAGAACCGGTCGCGTTCGACTCGGACTGCCGCGAGGGAATCTGCGGTATGTGCGGTCTGGTGATTAACGGGGTTCCGCATGGAAACCATTCCCCGGATCCGAAGGATAACACTACTACCTGCCAGCTACACATGCGTTCCTTTAAGGATGGGGACACAATCACCATTGAGCCTTGGCGCTCAAAGGCGTTCCCGATTATTAAGGATTTGGTAGTTAACCGGAACGCTCTGGATCGGATTATTCAGGCGGGCGGTTACATTTCGGTTAATACCGGTGCGGCTCCGGATGCACATTCCACTCCGGTTCCCAAGAAGGATGCGGATCGGGCTTTCGAGGCCGCGGCCTGCATCGGTTGCGGGGCGTGTGTGGCTGCCTGCCCGAATGGTTCGGCAATGCTATTTACTTCTGCGAAAGTGACTCACCTGGGTCTGCTGCCGCAGGGTAAACCAGAGAATCTGCGGCGGGTTACCCAGATGCTTAACCGGATGGGTGCCGAAGGCTTCGGTGGATGTACCAACTTCGGTGAATGTGCAGCAGTTTGCCCCAAGCAGGTTCCGCTGGACTTTATCGCGGTGCTAAACCGGCAGCTCGGCAAAGCTGTCCTCGCTGGAGTTTAAACCTGCACTAACCGGTTTAGAGCCGTTCTTTTGCATGGCCAAGGCGGGCTCGGAGACTATTCTCTGAGCCCGCCTTCCATTTTCTCAAGGATGAATAGGTGTCCCAGCTCAAAGGGTTATCGTTAGGTCGCCAATCCAGGGTGTGGGTAAAATAGGAATATGAGTGAACCGCTAATCCTGGGAATTGAGTCTACCTGCGACGAAACCGGCGTAGCACTGGTGCGCGGGGGGAAACTGCTGGCAGATCGCACTGCCACTTCTATGGATGAGCATGCTCGCTACGGGGGAATCATCCCCGAGATTGCTTCCCGCGCACACCTGGAATCTTTCCTGCCCACTTTGCAGGCAGCCTGTGAAGAGGCCGGGGTAAAGTTGAACGAGGTCGACGCGATTGCCTGTGCGGCAGGACCGGGATTAGTAGGCTCGCTGACCGTGGGGATTTCCGCCGCAAAAGCCCTGGCACTGGCTTTAGATAAACCGCTGTACGGAGTGAACCACGTAATCGGACACCTGGCGGTAGATGCCCTGGTAGAGGGAGAGTTCCATCCGCCTTTTATTGGCTTGATTTGCTCTGGTGGACACTCCAACCTGGTACTGGTACGCGACCTCGCCAGTGATATTACCGAACTTGGCGGTACCTTGGATGACGCCGCCGGGGAGGCCTTCGATAAAGTAGGCCGCCTGCTGGGTACCCCCTATCCAGGCGGTCCCCACGTAGACCGGCTGGCACAGGCAGGGGACAAGAAGGCTATTCGTTTCCCGCGGGGACTAGAGGCAGGTAAAGACAAGGAGCGCCACCGTTACGACTTTTCATTTTCGGGCCTAAAAACCGCGGTTGCCCGCTATATCGAGGGGTTAGAGGCCGCCGGGGAAAACATTAATCGGGAAAATATTTGCGCTGGTTTTTCCGAGGCAGTCAACGATTCTTTGACCAAGAAAGCGGTGCAGGCTGCTAAGGATTTTGATTGCCACGAGATTGTAGTAGGCGGCGGTTTTTCTGCGAACTCGCGTCTACGCGAACTCCTTGCCCAGAGAGCCGACTCGGCGGGAATCACCGTGCGGATTCCTCCGATTCGTTTTTGCACGGACAATGGCGCGCAGATCGCCGCCCTCGGGGAAGTGCTGGTGAAAGCGGGAATGCCGCCCTCGCCCTCCAATTTTGGCCCCGATTCCCAGATGGCGCTTACCCAGATTTATATGACTCCCAGCCCGGAGGATGCGGAAAAACCGTCGGCTAAAACCAATATTCCCCAAGATAAGCAGGTAGATGTAGACAGCCTCTATCGAAAGGTGAAAGAAAACATGGCGAAATCATTTGACCAGATGCGTCCGGGACTTGAAAAGGCCGCTGACCGGATTAAACCCTTAGTAGAGCAAGGACGCGAATACGCGGAAGAAACTGTGGAGAAGGCGCGTCCTTACGTAGAACAGGCGGTAGAGAAGTCTCGCCCCTACGTCGAGCAAGCTGCAGAAAAAAGCCGCGAATACGCGGAAGAAACCATGGAGAAGGCCCGTCCTTACGTAGAACAGGCGGTAGAGAAGTCTCGCCCCTACGTCGAGCAAGCTGCAGAAAAAAGCCGCGAATACGCCGAACAGGCGGTAGAAAAAGGGATTGAATACGCCAAACAGGCTCAGCAACGTCTGCAGGAGCGGGTGCAGGCGCAAAAAACTGACCCCAATGAGCCCTCGGTGACGGTGGAACCGCCCGATGATGTGGAGCCGCGTCTCTAACGCGCCAATACTTTCTTGGCGCCTCTCAGGGAAAACCCCGGGCAGCGCCAGGCTAGTTAGCTTTTTCCAACACTAGACAGCGGTGCGCCCCGTCTATCCGGGTGAGCGCTACAGTTACGGTTCGCGGTGACCAATCCCGATTCCTCTTAGGCATTACCTTCTTTCGCCAAGTCGCAATGTCGAGGGCGACTCCGCGCTTAAGGATGTCCAGCCGCGTGGTCTGCTGGGAATGCAGGTAAGAGGTAATCGTTTTAGCTTTCAATGGCAGATTTTCTACTATTTGATAGCAGCTAAATGCTAAAGAGTCTTGGACAGTGGGGAGCTCATTTCCCGTCAGGTAGGCAATCCCGGTAGATACCGGTGCTGCCCCTAAGCGTTCGCACAGATCGGAAAGGATTCCAGCGCGAATAAGCGCTGGGTCGGGATCAAAAAGGAAACTGCCCAAGGTTGTTGCCGGGGGGACTTGCAGGTGGTTTTCCCCGGGATTGTGGGCAGTGGAACAACGAAAATGGGCTACCTGGTCGCCGTAGATAAGCAGCGCAGAACGTCCCGTACCCTCGGGAGCTAAGCCTGGCGAATAGAGGGCGCACTCCACCAGGTCGCCCTCTACGCTCACCCATTGTGCGTGATAGCCTGCGGGCAGGTAAGCCAAGTCAATCCCGGGCGCCATTTTCACGGCTAGATGAGGTGCGCGCTTTCCCCATTCCAGGACTTTCCCCAGGGGTGGTGACCAAGAATCGGGGGAGAGGGCGCGTCCGCTGGCGGCGCGGCGAGCGGGATCAATAAAGAGGGCGGGCAAAGTTTTCTGTGAGGCAATGTTTTCGGCGTTTTCGCAGAAAACTTTGGCGGTCGGTACGTCGGAGAGGTTGATTGCCGCGCAGGTGGCAGCCGCCGGGCTAATATCAACTGCAGAAAAATCCTGGCAGGTGGGCGCTAGTTCCATAGCGTCAGCTCCAATTCCGCACCCGAGATCCATCAGGTTAGTGACCCCGGCGGCCGCAAACCGTTTCGCGCGCTGCGCGGCCACTATTTTTCGGGTAGCCTGCTCTAGTCCGTTGCGAGTAAAAAGTTTAGTTTGCGCTACCTCCCCCATTTTTTCCTGAGCTTTTTCCCGCAGTATCCACTGGGTCTGCAACGCTGCCGCCAGATTCGCTGGTTGGTGTTTACGTAGGTAATTGACGATATCTTTGTCCTCTGTAGGCGGACGGTAAGGATATTCTTGTAGCAGCTGCCAGCCTTCCGGGGTGGTAAGAGCCGCGATCATGGGGTCTTCTGCAGGCGGCAACGAGTAGATTAACTGTTCCATTTGCGTAAAGCTAAGCGGAATTTTTCCTGCTATCATCAGTTTTCTCCACCCCCTATTGTTTTCAGTTTACCGATGATTTAGCGGCAGTTAGAGTAATGGCTTTGCTTACCTCAGGAAGGATTCGCCCAGGGCGTAAGGGAAAGCTGGCACTCAGCTTGATTGAGTGCCAGAATGGCCTTAAGCTAAATAGTGCATTTGGGGTCGCAAGGCTCCAGACCGTACCGGAAATCTGACAACCCGCGACGTCAAAGTTCCGGTGCTAAAACCGAAAATTTTGGAAAAAGAAAGGGAGGTCTGCAGTGTCAGTCTCCATTAAGCCGTTAGAAGATCGCGTCGTGATTCAGCAGGCAGAAGCGGAACAAAAGACCGCTTCGGGTCTGGTTATCCCCGACGCTGCCAAGGAAAAACCGCAGGAAGGCAAAGTAATCGCGGTGGGACCGGGTCGCGTTGATGACCAGGGTAACCGGGTTCCGATGGATGTTGCCGAGGGCGACAGCGTGATCTACTCCAAGTATGGCGGTACCGAGGTTAAATACGGCGGGGAAGAATACTTGATTCTTTCCGCGCGTGACATTTTGGCTAAGGTCGAGCGCTAGATACTAGCGCTGGCTGGGCGAGATTATCTCGCCATCAAAATAGCCGTAAAGCAATTGGCGGGGTCGGATAAAACCGACCCCGCCTTTTGCATATCTCTTCCTGCTGCCATTCCGGCAGCCATGTGGTGGTTAAAAAAGCTGGGGGCGAGATAATCTCGCCCCCGACATAAAGCTATTTAGTTGTTATTTAGCGGCGTGGTACTACTTTTCTTTCGGCGCCGGTAAAATCACGTCGCGCACCAGTTCCTGCAGATCCGTGTTGGACTTGAGGAATCCGCGTAGAGTGCGCACGGTAGGCCCGAAGGTGTCGAACTCTTCTTCACTCATGCCATCGACCTCGTAAGCGCGGCGGAAATCTTCCACCTTCATCAAGGTTTCCATGATTTCGTCTGCTACTGGTACGTCAAAGCGCGGCTCGTACTGGTAGTCGGACTCCTGGATTCGCTTGGACCAAGCGAAAGGCGGAGAAATTACGATGTCGCCACCAACTAGCTCGGTGTACTGCATAGTGTTGCGGAAAGCTGCAACTAGCATACGAGAACGCAAGCCCCGCTTTTCGAACTCGGCAGCAGCCTTCTTGACGGCGGCGATTCCGCCCCATTCCAGGTGTCCCGGGTTGAGAACCAGCTTATCGCGGTTGGCGCAGATCTTCAGCCAGTCATCGAGACGGCCAACCATCAAGGTCACTACCGGACCCATCTTGGAAATGTCTTTGCCTTCAGCTTCGCGCCGTTTTAGGCCGCGTTCAATAGCTTCGCCCGAGCGGATTGCCTGGGGTACGGAGAAAGATACGGTTACGTTCATGGATACGCCGCGGTAGGTGGCGTCCTCGATGGCTTCAATCCCGGTCTTGGTGGCGGGTACTTTCACCACGATGTTGGGAGCCATTTCGGAGAACTCTACTGCCTGGTCG
Proteins encoded:
- a CDS encoding succinate dehydrogenase cytochrome b subunit, with translation MANTKEIQKRRSWNTLVFAKQCMAVTGIFFVLFVLMHSYGNLKILAGADAYNGYAHHLRVFGAPILPYEGLLWILRVLLLACVIIHMICAFYLWHRASVGRGSEKYVVKQNVVNNYATRTVRVGSVLLVLFILFHIFHFTTKWVQIGAADAYSSATCKVDGEMIPVAPWNMMVTTFSPANWWTLIIYLGAVAIVALHVGHGVWSALQTMGWIRENTHKATVYISGIVGLALFAMFAIPPLYLVITNPAPVAC
- the tsaE gene encoding tRNA (adenosine(37)-N6)-threonylcarbamoyltransferase complex ATPase subunit type 1 TsaE — protein: MPITITVNSADQTRAVGQALASQLRPGDLVMLSGGLGAGKTTFTQGIGSGLQVKGRVSSPTFIVARVHPSLVGGADLIHADAYRIKDLTDLETLDLDSTLDQAITVIEWGEGKTEQLSADRLEIEIHREHGGVATSSNGVVDLAQMDDGKRRITIRPLGKRWEGTDWETVFSAFEDGQEK
- a CDS encoding transaldolase family protein yields the protein MTEIKMTPGPLLDAAKNSKTALWNDSSDLEELRQSISWGGVGATCNPTIAYTTISKHLDIWAPRIKKIAESMPTATESEIGWQAVKDMSIEAAKLLEPAFEASNGRNGRLSVQTDPANYRNAKALADQAVEFSEMAPNIVVKVPATKTGIEAIEDATYRGVSMNVTVSFSVPQAIRSGEAIERGLKRREAEGKDISKMGPVVTLMVGRLDDWLKICANRDKLVLNPGHLEWGGIAAVKKAAAEFEKRGLRSRMLVAAFRNTMQYTELVGGDIVISPPFAWSKRIQESDYQYEPRFDVPVADEIMETLMKVEDFRRAYEVDGMSEEEFDTFGPTVRTLRGFLKSNTDLQELVRDVILPAPKEK
- the groES gene encoding co-chaperone GroES, producing the protein MSVSIKPLEDRVVIQQAEAEQKTASGLVIPDAAKEKPQEGKVIAVGPGRVDDQGNRVPMDVAEGDSVIYSKYGGTEVKYGGEEYLILSARDILAKVER
- a CDS encoding succinate dehydrogenase/fumarate reductase iron-sulfur subunit; this translates as MNITLRIWRQAGPDAEGAIHEYQLHGVSEDSSFLEMLDILNEDLFARGEEPVAFDSDCREGICGMCGLVINGVPHGNHSPDPKDNTTTCQLHMRSFKDGDTITIEPWRSKAFPIIKDLVVNRNALDRIIQAGGYISVNTGAAPDAHSTPVPKKDADRAFEAAACIGCGACVAACPNGSAMLFTSAKVTHLGLLPQGKPENLRRVTQMLNRMGAEGFGGCTNFGECAAVCPKQVPLDFIAVLNRQLGKAVLAGV
- the rimI gene encoding ribosomal protein S18-alanine N-acetyltransferase, with protein sequence MTGCVPLSLEDVPALLVLEKSCFGTEGFSDAQLRQMITARYGLALGIWEEEVLVGAALLEVLVPESELHSLAVLPAQRRHGLGGILLGAALNEARKRGATQMFLEVRSSNQAAISLYEGAGFMPLSVRRGYYSHPREDALVMRKRLASASPGPIGTEINAASRG
- a CDS encoding fumarate reductase/succinate dehydrogenase flavoprotein subunit: MTEQENLVDGLYTVGEPIADQKAPLDVPIEKCWKQRQFNAALVNPANRRKIKIIVVGTGLAGGAAAASLGEMGYHVDAFFYQDSARRAHSIAAQGGINAAKNYRNDNDSDYRLFYDTVKGGDYRARETNVYRLAEVSANIIDQCVAQGVPFAREYGGLLDNRSFGGVQVSRTFYARGQTGQQLLIGAYQALERQVNAGTVVSHSRHEMVELIVSDGRARGIVARNMETGELETFTASIVILATGGYGNVFFLSTNAMGCNGTAAWRAHRKGAYFANPCYTQIHPTCIPQHGDQQSKLTLMSESLRNDGRIWVPKKKEDCKKDPREIPEEDRDYYLERIYPSFGNLVPRDIASRQAKNMCDEGRGVGPEINGVARGVYLDFADAIERMGKEAVSAKYGNLFDMYKRITDDDPYEVPMRIYPAVHYTMGGVWVDYDLETTIPGLYVGGEANFSDHGANRLGASALMQGLSDGYFVLPNTVNDYLAHTLDWKDLPQDHPDVLAAKQQAQERIDRMMAIEGTRSVDSIHKELGHIMWEYCGMSRTREGLKKAIGLIRELRKEFWTNVRIPGKKSGEMNQSLERAGRLADFLELGELMCIDALHREESCGGHFREEHQTPEGEALRDDENFMYVAAWEWKGENQPPVLHKEDLIYNNIEVKTRSYK
- a CDS encoding class I SAM-dependent methyltransferase, producing the protein MIAGKIPLSFTQMEQLIYSLPPAEDPMIAALTTPEGWQLLQEYPYRPPTEDKDIVNYLRKHQPANLAAALQTQWILREKAQEKMGEVAQTKLFTRNGLEQATRKIVAAQRAKRFAAAGVTNLMDLGCGIGADAMELAPTCQDFSAVDISPAAATCAAINLSDVPTAKVFCENAENIASQKTLPALFIDPARRAASGRALSPDSWSPPLGKVLEWGKRAPHLAVKMAPGIDLAYLPAGYHAQWVSVEGDLVECALYSPGLAPEGTGRSALLIYGDQVAHFRCSTAHNPGENHLQVPPATTLGSFLFDPDPALIRAGILSDLCERLGAAPVSTGIAYLTGNELPTVQDSLAFSCYQIVENLPLKAKTITSYLHSQQTTRLDILKRGVALDIATWRKKVMPKRNRDWSPRTVTVALTRIDGAHRCLVLEKAN
- the tsaB gene encoding tRNA (adenosine(37)-N6)-threonylcarbamoyltransferase complex dimerization subunit type 1 TsaB is translated as MRILCIDTSLGASVALWDSEAKTPVLASRSSQDSRSHAEHLSELVSEVVQEACGCALAKAGIEAVAVGRGPAPFTGLRAGLVTARTIGYALGIPVIGISSLDALARAVLDLVPPTQEVFVTTDARRKEVYCAQYRADGPDDVFCLWGPEVGRPADFANRAAEPGLIVAGAGAALYPQDFALNPGLPTEVEAAVLGRIAKARLQGKTPEDLLATVSPLYLRRPDVQPPSQVK